TTCGTAAGGttagataaaattaaaaaaataaattagttatATTAATTAGTTATACGATCTCGAGTTTGCTATAAACGATGacgattggttttttttttgtttgggtgtATGTTCGGTTTCAGCATAATGCTCTTCACTGTGATGAATCTTACGATGCGCCATGTAAGAACACATGTACCTTTCAATACCAAGGCttgtttgatcgtttttttcctgttcatTTAGTGCCTGTGATAGATTCGCTGTTTATATTAGTAGGATACGGCCACTGCCTGACTGAATGTGCCAGAGTCTTATCAGCACCAGCAAAACAACCTCTTCTGATTTCCTTACGATTATCCTTCTGTACTGTTCTGTTGATTGAGGAGTTTGATGTAGCGTCTTTCGATTGACGACTATATGTACATGTACATAAGATAGcttgcgtgtgtttttgagAGAATTTGTCGATGTTAGTTGTGTACTTCAATCTTACATTCCAtgttatttgaatttattatttctgcCGTGCTTCGGAATCTGAATCCGAGAGAGGGGGGCGAGACCTGGCTCAGACATCCGCCGTTCGCGATGTTATGCTGGGAGATCGTGAGTGTATGACGACGCGGTGACCGTTTTTCGTCACGAATCCGTCACTCTCCACCAGAACGGCCGTCTGGCGGCCTTGAGGATCGCCGTTACTATCCGGTGATTCCTTTGATGATAGACTATGATCCACTACACCTATGTTCGCCTGAGAACCGCCGAGAATTCCTTTACTTTTACCACTACCAGGGGTGCCAACGCCACCGCCTATGCTGCCACCGGCGATCTGGCTACCATTGTCTCCACTACCTATTGCAGCTCCACCGCTACCGTCGTTATCATTGCCATTGCCACCATCGTTTCCGTTATCACAGGCATCTATTTCAAGATCGTCTCCGGTGGAACCGTCAGTTCCACCGCCATGACGCTGCTTGTAGCGTTTCCATGCGTGTTGTATCAGACGGGCACAGTATTCTTCGCGTTGCCTCCAGAGCGTGGACGACACCGGTTCGTAACCCACTTCGTCCGGACGCTGTTGTACCTCACCCAACTCTGCCGTCTCTTCGATAGGATTTCCTTTCCGAGCGAAAAAGTCTTTCGTCAGTGCGTCCAGGATATCGACACAGAACATCATATCGCCACGGCAGATAGGAATATCCATCGAAATAATTTTGTAACGGTTCGGTTTATGTATCTGGAGGGGCGGTTCCAGCACGTCCAGAAAGTCTGATAGTTGATCGTACCGAACGTATTGTGTACCGTCCGGATCAAACTGTTGCCATATTTCGTAGTACATATCGTAGTCGTCGTCCGTCAAGCCCTCCTGCACGTCTTCCGTTGCTTGGGAATAGTTTTCGAGAATAACAGCGATGTACATGTTGATGACGATAAGAAAACTTATTACTAGATACGCCAATAGGTACGTTATGCCGATCGTTGATGAGCCACAATTTCCCGGGTAGCCTTTATCATTGTCCGGTGGTAGACAGTCTTCTTCGTTGATAATACCATCTAGCACACCATCCCAACCGGCTGAGGTGGACATCTGGAATGTGTAAATACCGAACATATAGGGGGGAatgaggtgtgtgtgtgtgtttttttttttcacgagCATATTTGCAAACAGTGTCTAACCTGAAACAGCAAGATCATACTCTGGCCGAAGGTTTTAAAGTTGTACACATCATCCAAGCCACTCTTATCCTTGACGTGCATGAAGAATGACATcccaaaaatggcaaaaatgaaCATCACCAAAAACAGTAGCAGACAGATGTTAAAAAGTGCAGGCAGCGACATAGCTAACGCAAACAGCAACGTCCGTATACCCTTGGCACCCTTCACCAAACGCAGTACACGGCCCACTTTTGCAACTCGCACGACTCGCAGAAGCGTTGGAGATACAAAATATTTCTCAATAAGATCACTTAAGACAAGACCTGGTATGGGTAAAAACACAACGAGACGATACGGAGTAATTAAAACATCGCATCGAGGAAGGTAGCAAAAACTAGTGAATGACCGCACTTACCTAAAATGGAAAGAATGACCACAACGAAATCAAACAGATTCCACGGTTCGATAAAGTAATGGTATCGTAGGGCGAAGATCTTCATCAAACATTCACTGCTGAAAATGCAGATGAATATCATATTCAAGTAGTCTAGCACCGCGCTAAACGTTTCTGATTGTTTGTAGTGATCCAGCGTCATGGTTAACATATTGAAGCCGATGAACAACATGATGATCATGTCGAACTTTTTATTCGTCACTATTTCGAACACTATTGCTTGCGGGCGCCACTGTAATGAAATGGAGCGAATTAGTGTGTTACGTCGTGGAATGCAGCATGTACTTTACTGCTTACCCTTGGTCGAGGGATTGCCTTGAGTGGTTTCTTCGATCCCATCTTCTTCATGGCATTGTAGTACTTTTTCTGATCTTCCGTCATGAACATTTCCAGTGATCCTCCggctttctttttctgttcatTGAAGTTATCAATAATCACACCGATGAAGAGATTCAGTGTGAAGAACGATCCGAAGATAATGAAGAACACAAAGTACAGATACATGTAGATGTTTGTTTCCCGTATAGGCTGTTTGCCGACCTGTAAAGTAACAGCAAACGATGGGATTAGCtcatttacaaagaaaaaacgaccTCTCTACAGCACATACGTCACGGGAATCAATGGCATCGTTCATGATTTGTATCCATCCTTTGAATGTCGCTACTTGAAATAGACACAAATACGCTTTACCGACGTGATCGAAGTTCATCGGTGAGTTTTCCCATGTATAATTTTCGGCTTTGCACGCATTTACATCCGGAATAATTTCGTGAggtaatgttgttttatttttatccacaCACTATCATACgaagaaacgaaaccaaaTGGATTAGCATGAGAATATTGTTCTAATGGGGATGAAGTACAGCAGTCGCAATACCTTGAAGTATTTTCCAGCAAATAATTGCACTCCCATAATAGCAAATATCAGCCAGAATATCAAACAAACCAGCAGCACGTTGAAGATGGACGGTATAGCTTGAACCAATGCATTCACGACGACCTATACATACACGTACGATTGATTCAATTGTACAGTTGATTCAAACAATAAAgagaataaaacattaataaaattcGTGTAAACGAACCAATCTCTTGCTATGATTCTTAGATCGTTTCATTTGAAAAAGGGAATAGCCCAGCTTTGTTGACCATGCAGTGAACAGAATAAGCGCAATACAGCCATGAACATCTATTTATAAAGCGGTAcaaagtttcaattttttcaattaCCACACAGTTAGTTACCATTttaaaactcataaaaaacaGTTCTGTTGGTAACGAACTGTtggaaagcataaaaacaaagaatcttaaacgcaaacaaaactgtttggcaattgaaaaaattgaaacataaagGCAACacatttcataaaacattattaGCTGATGAGCTGATGTGTATAGTATTTGAGAATAcagttgcaaacaaaaattgtactaagagaaatatttttacagaAAATTTTAAGCTAATGATATAATTCACACCCAATCTGGtctaacaatttttttccacttttattACAATATTGCGTGTTCTACAACCATCTAAAATACTACGTTTATGTTTGTATATACATGATGTGTACTGCATAGCTATGACACCAAAGTACACTTAGCGCATTTGATACACAAGCAAAACACATATCATTCCGCAAGTGTGAcagtgttacaaaaaaaaactgtaatcAAATGAGGCAACAGTTGATAATGCAAACAATACTGGTAAGCGCAATCACAATACTCCTACTCATGAAATATTCAGATGCAGCGTGATGAAGTAATGGCCATAAAGAGCTCTAAAAATATAACTAAGTATATATACGTATATAGAATCTGATTTATAGTAACATAGTCTACTTCAGTTGTTATGATTCAAAAATAACTAACACCATGTAAGAATAATCTAGAAAGAGTAGTATAAGGATAGCGCGATtggttgttgatgatgttttcgtaCTGGTTTGATGCTTAAAACCAAATGTAAGTAGTGCAAATCGATATGTAAAATGACTGTTTTGCTCTATTTGATGCTTTTGGTTTCGAAACTAATTAGAGTAAAGTAAATACTTTGAAGTTACGTACCCTCATTCCCTGCATACGGGACATGGCACGTAGCGGTCTCAGGGCTCTAAGAGTTCGCATGGTTTTGAATGCTTGAATACCACCCGCTCCACAAAGTGAAGCAACGAAGTTTATTAATGATACCTAGGAAAAGCATGGGTCAAATCGAGTGAGTATTTAATGGTTGATGATCGTAAAATTGAACTGTAACCGCCCGTAACTTTTGTTGTCTCCATATGATTGAgctactctttttttatgtgtttgttaTTGAATTATTGTGTCGAGAACATGTGAAGtaaagaaattttgttttcttatttctaatttgcattcaaactGATAAACATAATTGTAATGACGCTTCCTAGGTATTTAGTGTGTATGTAATTTGTTAACGCaatgaaataatcatttttaaatgtattgataaaattcatgttgttttaattgtgtaataataataaaaacaaacaatgaacAATCAATAATGATGAAAACGTTGCTTGTTAGAGTGTACAAATACTCCATAACGATTTCTTATTTAAATTGGCATTGATTTGCTCCGTCACTGGAGCTAAACATTGACTAATTTTCATTGGCCGAGTTACTTCTTAAGCAAAACtgtgtaatatttatttaaaatagtgAACAACAATATCAAAGTTGTATTTAACCGTACGATATCATTACTTAACGCCAGTGAATGGGCATCTGTTTAAGTTAAAGTCACTGTAAGTATTTGCAAATTAACGTAAGTtcaacgaaaaagaaagaaaacaaccatTATAAGTAAAAGAACGTACACAATACATAAAATTGACATCGACACATACTAAAGCGACTGTTTTGCATCAGCTACATGTATAACACGTACGGCAGCGTCTAAAAGGCACGAAAagtcattttgtttgctttcaatttaATCTTGTCTAACCACAAAGTTTATGAAGGAAGattgagtttttgtttgtgtcttAGATCATGATCATCACGCACAACATTCAACATGTCATTCCTTGTATCGGTTTATCTATAGTCAATCCATATGTATTTACAACTGCGACCTCAGACTGCGtgattttcaacattttcataaGCCCTTACTAGGCTCGGTAGTATTGCTAGGTTTGCTCTTAGCTGATCATGTTTGATATTTGTGGTAGTAACTTggtatttattaataattgttACGTTGTTGTACACAAATGGTTACAACATCTGTTTCAAAATCCAAAGGATGGTAATCaatcttttcctttcactATGCCATAAATAAAATCGTAAAACCAGTAATTAGTGCCGTCTTTTCATATTGTTTTATAAGTTTGAAATTATGctgtacaaaacaaatcatttgtgAGTGTAAATGTTGAAACAATATGATGTGCTTCGattaaatttcacatttttcagTTCATTAAAAAGGATATACAATGCTAAGCTTTTGCAaacgttcttttgtttttttttctcaaatgtCTATCAACGACTAACAATAGAGGTATTTCTTGCAACATAAATACTGGATACTAAAACGGAAGAAGTACAGGTAaatagaaatggaaatgggttattttataacgaaaaataatcaatttgtttggttgtttgtcATTTACAGTGTTTCTCAAACGTTCCACATCATTTAGGGTTTATATTAACGTTTTCGTCAGAAACGCAAACAATTATGGCGCACTGATTCTGCATGAACGTTTTACAAATGTTAGAAAGTTGTACATTTTCACACTTAAGAAGAATCCGTTACAGAAAGTGTTCCGTTATACTAAACATCGAATATTACACATTGTAGACTGTAAGCTGCGTTAAACGTTTTGCTTAAACGCATATAAACCAGCAACGCGAACAAAAGATAGATAGATTGACAGATTGGTTCTTTGGACAAACTTTTTGAAGAAATACAGCACACGTCTATACAAACATAGAGAAGACTACAAGGAAGAAATAGTAGATAACAGTCGTGTTTCGTCAGTTAGAATGTAGGAGATTGAAGGAAGAACAAGATAGCTTCCACGAACAATGTCACTGCACAAAGTGGTACACCATCAAAGCCCAGAGAGGTAGAGTGCCTCTTTAGCAATCAAAATGTACGCAAGTGAACCAAGTGCCTTGGTACTTACTCTCATACCCTCCCAACGTGATACGGCACGAAGCGGGCGTAAGGCGCGCAGTGTACGCATCGAACGGAACGCTGGAATATCGGCCGCTCCCACCCAGATAGCGGCAAGGTTTATCAGCGATAGCTAAGGGGAAAAAATCATTGAACGAAGGAAAAGATACGCAATGAAACGGAAATCAACGAAAGATAATTAGCAGGAAGATGCACTAAACGCAATCATCTTAATTTAACCGATACACATATATCACACATTGTGTGTTTACTTATCTTAATTATATATAATTGGTTAATATGTTACAAGACTAATTTGCTTAGGTAATTGTTTTCCCTCTATTGCTGTTTGTGTGATTGTGTGAGAAACTATGGCTAAAGTAATTATTGTTAACTATGATTGTTTTGCTATGTATTATGATATGGAGATAACAGAATTATATGAGGGTCCAGTCAATGGTTTTCACGACGCACAGGACGATTATACTCACCATTACGATAATAAAATCAAGCCAACACCAAGCATTCGTAAAGTATACTTTAAAACCTAAAGCTAACCATTTGATTAACatctctaaaaaaaatatcactgTGAATATTCGGTCCATATAATAAAGGATATCTTGCAGGATTGGGCGTTGTGGAAGATGTACATCTTCGAGAGCCTGTAGGGTTGCAGAAAGAAGCAGAACAAACGATCATATCAAACGCAAAGTCAGAGGAATTAATCTCATCAATCGTTGGAAGAGCAGGAAGTCCGATCGTCAATTGCTCGTGACACACTTACCAATGCTAAGCTACTAAGCAAAATCATAGTAATTACAGCAGTCTCGAAGTACTTGTTCTCAATCAGCTGGAACGTTTTGAGACGTAGGTTTGCCCAGCCCTGCCAAAACGGAGCATCATCGTCTCCAGCGAGCACTGGGAACTTTTTATAGCAATTATCCGGGCAGCAGTCCGCCGGTGAATCTTCGATCACTTCATCCTCCTCGGCGTGAATAATAAGCTCACCATCTAGCGGACCTTCTTCGCCTTCGCCTTCGTCATCGAGCTCTGGACAAGTGAACAGAACATTTGTAGTGTGTGAAAGAAGGACTTTTCATTCGCACTGGGAACGTCGGTACATACCTTCGTCAATTCCTAAATCCTCCTTGCTGGCATCACGTTTTTCTTCGCCCTCCATCGTTTCGGCGCTGCCTTTGTGGCTTTCGTCCTTGAATGGGCGATTTTTGTGACTGCCATAAGATTTGATACTGGCAGTATCATCGTCCTGCAAGGACACGCCTCTATGATTCAGTTCATGTTCTAATTTATTATCTTGATGATTACTAATAGAATTGCCTATCACCTAATTATCAAGACATAATACACACATAATGAGATTAATGTTTTGCTTAGCagctaaagttttttttgtagtaaagTGAATGAGTGTGTGTATAAAAACTGTCAGGATGCAGACAAAATGAGTTCATGTGCCGTAGTGGTTAAAATGAAATGGGTAAACTGTGAGGAAGTTTTGATGAACAATATGACAAAACGGAAATCTCAAACCCATACTAAACAGAATCTATGAATGGATGCGAAAGTGCGAAAGTATCGATAGAAAGAAGTACGTACCTTTGAGTTGTTCATGATctgcttgtttttctttgccttgTTCTTCAGATCACCGTGAATGGTAAATTCCATTCCATCTCCTATTGCTACTTCCAGCTGGTTGTGTTCCTTGATGCCTTTCTTCAGCAGCCCATCAGCCAGTATGTCATCTGGAGTAAGTTCCAGCTCATTTTCACCATGTTCTGCAGATATACATGGACATACTCCTTTGCCTAatgcatgtgttttttgtttgtttgtatatttgtttgtttgtgtgtcatGATTCAGTTTCCATATGGACGGTTGTGCATAATTTTCACATATTCATACGGTGGTACCATATTATGTTTTCGTTATGATTtcaaatggaataaattacCATTGGTATAATATAATTTCCAATCGGTGGAATCCAAAATAAGTCGAGCAAGAGAAGAACATCGGAAGTTTCACAAATGGCATATGGCATAGTATTCCATTTTACGCAGTTTGTTTCAATGTGCAGTTAGCATAGGAACATTTATAATATAGAAGTAGATAAATCGAGAGAAAAAATTGATACACTTGAATTAAGAATCGCTTGTTGGTACACGGATATTTTAAATAtcagagcacacacacacacacatacacacatagacatttcatcaaaatacaacaaagaaatgcaaacaacctttttcaatgcaaacaacgacaacgacaacgaTGTCTACTATCATCAGGAAAGTACCACAATcaggaaagaaaatacaagCGTGGCAAAACACATACTATTTTGGGGAAGAACAGTAGGTAAACACAACACGAACAATACATTTACAGTTTACTGTACAAATCATCGAAAGTAGTAGGTATTGGTATTTTGCGTAAAAATATCAACACGATCAAAACCTGCGTTATTATGTATGTAAATTAATGTTCCCTCAAATCAAACAGCTTTAAATTCCAGAATTATTCATAAATCAAATGGAATTGGAGCTATATCCTTAATAGCCACTGTCACTGTTGGTGCAACCAACAAGAATGAGAAAGCTTAGTAGTACTATAGGTAGTAGTTAGCTTAACTTGCTCcgttaaacagggtaagattACAAGCTATTCCGCGAAAGTAGCTTTGACACGACTGACAAAACGTTCGCAAATTAATAATATCTTTAGTAAATTGCAAACTGCTTTTTTAAaactctttttctcttttaaaacaatgttGTTTAAGAGTGAGTGGGtaggaagtttatttattttttttttaataattgcgTTATCATGCTATTTAAAAGTTGTAGTGTACTCAAAATCATAATAGATAATTATCTTTCTCtataaaatgcttcaaatattCCGAAGCTATTTTGTAATATTACAAGGACACAATCAAACATCGAATTACCTTAAGCGAGACACTAACCAACGATACACATATGCTCGAAAAATTTTCGGTTTTAcgtctttttttagtttttttttcttcataacaCACAAACGTATTAACAATACATGATGAATTACTACCAAACTAGCAACAGATAGTATACAGCTCTATTACTACTTTCGGTAGAAGGATAAAATCCACTTTTAACGATGCTAATCAAATGGAAAATTGCTAACACTAAACGAAACACACTTTCGGGGAATATTTGAcatggttttaaattttggacACTGATTGTGCCACACCAATTCAAGCAAGTTtcttatattatattatattatattacatTGTAGATGCGCAACTACTatcctgctttttttttaattcatgcaTTTTTAGATTAAATGGTGAACCAGCTGCCTATTTTTAAAACCTTGCGTAAATCTCGAAATTCGATCTTTTTTGATGACGGTAATAGGATGGCAGGATGTTTGGAAAACACTGCATTTTGAAGTTAACGATACTATTACGAGTTGGTGTTACTCGTAACAGAAAACATATAACTGCTACGGTTAAATATGCTGCATAATATTTACGATGTGCGATTTCCGCTAAACGTATCACTGGGTATTTGTATTAATTAGATATCTTAAAAGTTTGTAGGTCTAGTTTACCAGAAACTTTACGTTTGCTCGGATAGTTacaaatttgcaaataaacgGAAATTAAGTTGCGCACCTACTATGTAAATTTTAAGATAGAAATGTAACATTCAGTTTATTAAGTTTTGTTAAACTTTAATGTCATACGTTTTATATCTAAACCAATTACAAAAGATGTATCGATCGCTTCACTCATTGCATCCGATAGCACATTGATGTCAAACAACCCCGAAATTATCACAAATCAGCAACCTTTGGTGGGATTCTGGTTGGAAACTATCTACACTACGGTGGGCAATACAAAATAAACTTAAGTTTGATCGCACACTAGCGCTAATATTAGTAGCGGTAGTGTAAGTGGATAGTAACCTTCTTCCTATTACAAAGCAAGGTGTATTTGCTTACCTGTAGGTTGCACCGATGCTATTTGACtcgttaatttgtttttcacaaaCTTGAGTGCATTTGCTATGTTCGCCTTGATCCAATTAGAAAAGCGTGATATTCTGTTAAACGCTTCAGCGATCTTGTTGGTCTCGTTGTCTGCCGTTGGTGCGGACAGGGATGAAGAACCGAAATTTGACAAAAGCAAAGCTAAGAAAAGATTAAGAACCTGCAAAATAGAGTCATTGGTGAACTATGGGTGAACACTCACGACTATGCAAATGCTAGGTTACTTACGACTAAATTTCCTATTACTACCGTAGCCAGGAAAAATGGTATGCATGACACATCGCCAACAAGCATACAGTCCCACATGGATTCGATCCATTCACCGCACAGCACACGGAACACAATCATAAAGGAATGCATGAAATCGGTAAAATTCCATCTTGGCAGATCTTGGTCTGGGAACAGATGCACATTATCTGGAAGAATTTATTTCGAAtagaattgaagaaaaatacgAACGATGCGCGATTAGGATTAGGCGTTCACCAGCACTCTAAGAAAAATGTGAAAGCACTTGATTTACAAATAATCCGCGTGGAGAAGCTAGCAGATTGCAGATTATCGAGGCATTTGTAAGCTGTTTCTAGAGCTCTTGTTGTTCTAAAAGCTTGTCGTttaatttgttgttattttgttttgtttagcaaaCAATGGTATGCAAGACAGTAACCAGCGGACATTGAACAGTCTAGTACATGTTCGCTGTAAATCAGAACAAAATACCAAATGCAAGAAAATAGCGACTGATTTAAATACGATCGTTGAAGTCTCTGGCACTCAAATGAAATTATTGTAGTTTTACACAAATTTATACGGATGCATCGACCTTAAACCTTTGTGTTTAGTGATCAGATAACAAATAACGACacaattgtaaataatttagGTGACACATTAGCAGTCATAGATTTTCTTACAAATgataaaaagttataaattGTAATTGATTTGCAAGGCGCATATTTGAACATAAAGCAATATGTTTAAGAAACAATGGATATTGTACGCTAAATACTCTACCTTCAGTCTTATTCATTGTTTCATCTCTAGTCTTTCGAATTATGTTTCTAGTCTTTTTACGAATGTACAACCATTTGAGGGGCTTCATTGAACTACATTAGAActattattttgcaaaagcaTAGCAAAAGCACCCTTCAGCTATTGTACTATTATGTACTATGGAAGTGGTAAGCACTGGCCACCGTTGAAAATACCATTCACAATCAACTATTTTCCATGCTCTTGCCAAATCTCACTAGTATGTAGTGTAATGTGTACATTTATACAAAATGGTTCGGAGTGAACGAATTTTGCGCACGTAACGATTGCCTTGTTTTTTCCGCTGTGATTTATGGTTGTCTTGTACGATGCTTTCAATCACAAAGTGTTTTGCGCCATTGCAGAGCTAGCTACTTACCGACATAGTTCTTTCCGAACAGCTGCATTCCCATCACGGCAAAGATGAAGATGATAATGCAGAGCACGAACGTCAGATTACCTAACGCTCCCATCGTTCTGCCCATGATGGAAATGAGTAAATTCAGCGTTGGCCAGGATTTGGCGAGCTTAAAGACTCgaagctgttgttttttttgtttcaaatgatTTGCGTGTAACGTAAGTTTTAGGTTTTTATTGTGGTAGATGATGATGCGTCAGATCGCAAAATAAAATGAGTTTTAATTTGTACagtttttaatgcgaaatggttTTGAGTATGCGTACGATAGCGATGTTGTTGATGCATGTTATGGTATAtgtgtttgttgcattttttttaattttttcgcaAGAAGTGTATAAATTACATACGATTAAtgtgagaaagaaaagaaccatgaaaaagaagaaagagagaaaaagagagatagTAGAGAAAATTGGCAAGTAatagaaagcatttttttcatcaaccGTATGTTTTCTTATAACTATCAGAACAAGTCAATATTCCTTTCAGTGATGTTCCTTCGTGTTAGGGATCATGGGAgagtagtatttttttttattattgtatttATCCAGTACAGTGGTAAACCCTACCATGCTGTTTCATCTAAATACATCCACTAATTGCAATCGAATACTTCTATGGCTTATGCAAGTATTCGTATAGATCCATTCCCTTCGTCTTCGACTACATCGTAAGATCTTTTATC
The DNA window shown above is from Anopheles funestus chromosome 3RL, idAnoFuneDA-416_04, whole genome shotgun sequence and carries:
- the LOC125769886 gene encoding sodium channel protein para isoform X4; the protein is MTEDSDSISEEERSLFRPFTRESLQAIEARIADEEAKQRELERKRAEGESDFGRKKKKKEIRYDDEDEDEGPQPDPTLEQGVPVPVRMQGNFPPELASTPLEDIDGFYSNQRTFVVVSKGKDIFRFSATNALYVLDPFNPIRRVAIYILVHPLFSLFIITTILVNCILMIMPTTPTVESTEVIFTGIYTFESAVKVMARGFILQPFTYLRDAWNWLDFVVIALAYVTMGIDLGNLAALRTFRVLRALKTVAIVPGLKTIVGAVIESVKNLRDVIILTMFSLSVFALMGLQIYMGVLTQKCIKEFPMDGSWGNLTHENWELFNSNETNWFYSISGDIPLCGNSSGAGQCDEGYICLQGYGINPNYGYTSFDTFGWAFLSAFRLMTQDYWENLYQLVLRSAGPWHMLFFIVIIFLGSFYLVNLILAIVAMSYDELQKKAEEEEAAEEEALREAEEAAAAKAAKLEAQQAAAAAAANPEIAKSPSDFSCHSYELFVGQEKGNDDNNKEKMSIRSEGLESVSEITRTTAPTATAAGTAKARKVSAASLSLPGSPFNLRRGSRGSHQFTIRNGRGRFVGVPGSDRKPLVLSTYLDAQEHLPYADDSNAVTPMSEENGAIIVPVYYANLGSRHSSYTSHQSRISYTSHGDLLGGMTKESRLRNRSARNTNHSIVPPPNATNLSYADTNHKGQRDFDMTQDCTDDAGKIKHNDNPFIEPAQTQTVVDMKDVMVLNDIIEQAAGRHSRASDHGEDDDEDGPTFKDKAIEFLMKMIDIFCVWDCCWVWLKFQEGVAFIVFDPFVELFITLCIVVNTLFMALDHHDMDPDMEKALKSGNYFFTATFAIEATMKLIAMSPKYYFQEGWNIFDFIIVALSLLELGLEGVQGLSVLRSFRLLRVFKLAKSWPTLNLLISIMGRTVGALGNLTFVLCIIIFIFAVMGMQLFGKNYTDNVHLFPDQDLPRWNFTDFMHSFMIVFRVLCGEWIESMWDCMLVGDVSCIPFFLATVVIGNLVVLNLFLALLLSNFGSSSLSAPTADNETNKIAEAFNRISRFSNWIKANIANALKFVKNKLTSQIASVQPTGKGVCPCISAEHGENELELTPDDILADGLLKKGIKEHNQLEVAIGDGMEFTIHGDLKNKAKKNKQIMNNSKVIGNSISNHQDNKLEHELNHRGVSLQDDDTASIKSYGSHKNRPFKDESHKGSAETMEGEEKRDASKEDLGIDEELDDEGEGEEGPLDGELIIHAEEDEVIEDSPADCCPDNCYKKFPVLAGDDDAPFWQGWANLRLKTFQLIENKYFETAVITMILLSSLALALEDVHLPQRPILQDILYYMDRIFTVIFFLEMLIKWLALGFKVYFTNAWCWLDFIIVMVSLINFVASLCGAGGIQAFKTMRTLRALRPLRAMSRMQGMRVVVNALVQAIPSIFNVLLVCLIFWLIFAIMGVQLFAGKYFKCVDKNKTTLPHEIIPDVNACKAENYTWENSPMNFDHVGKAYLCLFQVATFKGWIQIMNDAIDSRDVGKQPIRETNIYMYLYFVFFIIFGSFFTLNLFIGVIIDNFNEQKKKAGGSLEMFMTEDQKKYYNAMKKMGSKKPLKAIPRPRWRPQAIVFEIVTNKKFDMIIMLFIGFNMLTMTLDHYKQSETFSAVLDYLNMIFICIFSSECLMKIFALRYHYFIEPWNLFDFVVVILSILGLVLSDLIEKYFVSPTLLRVVRVAKVGRVLRLVKGAKGIRTLLFALAMSLPALFNICLLLFLVMFIFAIFGMSFFMHVKDKSGLDDVYNFKTFGQSMILLFQMSTSAGWDGVLDGIINEEDCLPPDNDKGYPGNCGSSTIGITYLLAYLVISFLIVINMYIAVILENYSQATEDVQEGLTDDDYDMYYEIWQQFDPDGTQYVRYDQLSDFLDVLEPPLQIHKPNRYKIISMDIPICRGDMMFCVDILDALTKDFFARKGNPIEETAELGEVQQRPDEVGYEPVSSTLWRQREEYCARLIQHAWKRYKQRHGGGTDGSTGDDLEIDACDNGNDGGNGNDNDGSGGAAIGSGDNGSQIAGGSIGGGVGTPGSGKSKGILGGSQANIGVVDHSLSSKESPDSNGDPQGRQTAVLVESDGFVTKNGHRVVIHSRSPSITSRTADV